One Spinacia oleracea cultivar Varoflay chromosome 4, BTI_SOV_V1, whole genome shotgun sequence DNA segment encodes these proteins:
- the LOC130459960 gene encoding RNA polymerase II C-terminal domain phosphatase-like 5, translating to MVENPITLPFDYIRPKLSLTHEAINRHRDDNLRSLLDRKKLHLILDLDHTLIHTRKTMKLLDREKGQRFKKINDAYEIFEGKFVVKLRPGVRDFLNQVSSMFDLSIYTTGTRIYAHNVVELLDKSRFMYVITREDSLKENQKSLNNVLLHERVVLIVDDKQDVWEESSRENLIKIKPYRYYLPTKNNAKESDDELTRVLSILKEVHRVFYDEHCKHNGVEYDCSNKDVREVLRRVTRRSGSPLLKIKVIIGSWLGNLFGPCNSQPRTKV from the coding sequence ATGGTGGAAAACCCCATAACTTTACCCTTCGACTACATCCGACCCAAATTATCCCTCACACATGAAGCAATAAACCGGCATCGAGACGATAACTTACGAAGCCTGTTAGACCGCAAGAAGCTCCACTTAATTCTCGATTTAGACCACACGCTAATCCATACAAGGAAAACCATGAAACTACTCGATCGTGAGAAGGGACAAAGGTTCAAGAAAATTAACGACGCGTACGAGATTTTCGAGGGTAAATTCGTGGTGAAGTTAAGGCCGGGTGTTCGTGATTTCCTTAACCAAGTTAGTTCGATGTTTGATTTATCGATCTATACCACCGGTACGCGAATCTACGCACACAATGTGGTTGAATTACTCGACAAATCGAGGTTTATGTACGTGATTACGAGGGAGGATTCTTTGAAGGAGAATCAAAAGAGCCTAAACAATGTGTTATTACATGAACGGGTTGTTTTAATTGTGGATGATAAACAAGATGTTTGGGAAGAATCTAGTCGTGAAaatctaattaaaattaaaccttATCGATATTATTTACCAACCAAGAATAATGCAAAAGAAAGTGACGATGAGCTTACTAGGGTTTTGAGTATTTTAAAGGAGGTTCATCGTGTATTTTACGATGAACATTGTAAGCATAATGGGGTGGAATATGATTGTAGTAATAAAGATGTGAGAGAAGTGCTTCGAAGAGTTACGCGGAGGTCCGGAAGCCCATTGTTAAAAATTAAAGTTATAATTGGTTCATGGTTGGGAaacttgtttgggccatgtaaTAGTCAACCAAGAACTAAAGTCTAA